A genomic region of Janthinobacterium lividum contains the following coding sequences:
- a CDS encoding carbohydrate kinase family protein gives MSATAFPSFPAFVSAGEALTDMLRTGADSWNSQVGGSTWNVARVMARLGVPSAFAGGVSLDVFGDALAQATDVAGLDMRFLQRHAKSPLLAIVHELHPPTYYFIGDDSADLHFDASLLPAGWMQGAQWVHFGGISLAREPLAGKLVALAQELKAAGVKISYDPNFRIMMDERYDATLRRMTQLADVIKVSDEDLAGLFRHDDIDGAFAMLRSWNPQATYLYTRGAQGAALYQGEQTWQAAPPVIEVVDSVGAGDASIGGLLYSLMYRPDANGGQHLRFAVAAGAGACLAAGGSPPSVELVESLAARTVLR, from the coding sequence ATGAGCGCCACCGCTTTTCCCTCTTTCCCGGCTTTTGTGTCGGCCGGCGAAGCGTTGACGGACATGCTGCGCACGGGCGCGGACTCCTGGAACAGCCAGGTGGGCGGCTCGACCTGGAACGTGGCGCGCGTGATGGCGCGCCTGGGCGTGCCCAGCGCCTTTGCGGGCGGCGTCAGCCTCGACGTCTTCGGCGACGCTCTGGCGCAGGCGACCGACGTGGCGGGCCTGGACATGCGGTTTTTGCAGCGCCATGCGAAGTCGCCGCTGCTGGCCATCGTGCATGAACTGCATCCGCCTACCTATTACTTCATCGGCGACGACAGCGCCGACCTGCATTTCGACGCGTCGCTCCTGCCGGCCGGCTGGATGCAGGGGGCGCAATGGGTGCATTTCGGCGGCATCAGCCTGGCGCGCGAACCGCTGGCGGGCAAGCTGGTGGCGCTGGCGCAGGAGCTCAAGGCGGCTGGCGTGAAGATCAGCTACGACCCGAACTTCCGCATCATGATGGATGAACGCTATGACGCCACCCTGCGCCGCATGACGCAGCTGGCCGACGTGATCAAGGTGTCCGATGAAGACCTGGCGGGCCTGTTCCGCCATGACGACATCGATGGCGCGTTTGCCATGCTGCGCAGCTGGAATCCGCAAGCCACGTATTTGTATACGCGCGGCGCGCAGGGTGCGGCGCTGTACCAGGGCGAACAGACATGGCAGGCGGCACCGCCCGTCATCGAGGTGGTCGATTCGGTGGGGGCGGGCGACGCCAGCATCGGCGGCTTGCTGTACAGCCTGATGTACCGGCCCGATGCCAACGGCGGCCAGCACTTGCGCTTTGCCGTCGCGGCGGGCGCGGGCGCCTGCCTGGCGGCTGGTGGCTCGCCGCCGTCCGTGGAACTGGTGGAATCGCTGGCGGCGCGCACGGTGCTGCGCTAG
- a CDS encoding LacI family DNA-binding transcriptional regulator: MATSNKAAHAAPDAANGATVHDVARVAGVSAMTVSRVINGRSSVSAATRDKVEAAIASLRYQPNLAARAARTGTLRIGLLYSNPSAAFLSEFLVGAMDQCRQGGGQLLLERCEDLDSQRAGIDCLVAAGVDGILVPPPLCDSPEVLAQLNRMGIPAIAVATARPSPGVSAVRIDDYEGALAMTRHLLALGHRDIGFIEGDPAHTPALLRRQAFEDAMREAGLPVPPHRVAQGYFTYRSGLDAARRLLAQKPHPSAIFASNDDMAAATLAVAHGMGLQVPAELSVCGFDDTPVATTVWPELTTIHQPIADMARAAVNLVIDEIRQRRAGEPATATHHLMAFTLMERASTGPVTWSQTRRV, translated from the coding sequence GTGGCCACCTCGAATAAGGCGGCGCACGCCGCCCCTGATGCCGCCAACGGCGCCACCGTGCATGACGTGGCGCGCGTGGCCGGCGTATCGGCCATGACGGTATCGCGCGTGATCAATGGACGCAGCAGCGTCAGCGCGGCCACGCGCGACAAGGTCGAGGCGGCGATCGCCAGCCTGCGCTATCAGCCCAACCTGGCGGCCAGGGCGGCGCGCACGGGCACCCTGCGCATCGGCCTGTTGTACAGCAATCCGAGCGCAGCCTTCCTCAGCGAATTTTTAGTTGGCGCCATGGATCAATGCCGCCAGGGCGGCGGCCAGTTGCTGCTGGAACGCTGCGAAGACCTGGACAGCCAGCGCGCCGGCATCGATTGCCTGGTGGCGGCCGGCGTGGATGGCATCCTCGTGCCGCCGCCCCTGTGCGATTCGCCGGAAGTGCTGGCGCAACTGAACCGGATGGGTATCCCGGCCATCGCCGTGGCCACGGCGCGCCCCTCGCCCGGCGTCTCGGCCGTGCGCATCGACGACTACGAAGGCGCGCTGGCCATGACGCGCCACCTGCTCGCGCTGGGCCACCGCGACATCGGCTTCATCGAAGGCGATCCGGCGCACACGCCCGCCCTGCTGCGCCGCCAGGCCTTCGAGGACGCCATGCGGGAAGCCGGCTTGCCGGTGCCGCCGCACAGGGTCGCTCAAGGCTATTTTACGTATCGCTCGGGACTCGACGCGGCGCGCCGGCTGCTGGCGCAGAAACCGCACCCGAGCGCCATCTTCGCCAGCAACGACGACATGGCCGCCGCCACCCTGGCCGTGGCGCACGGCATGGGCTTGCAGGTGCCGGCGGAATTGAGCGTGTGCGGCTTCGACGACACGCCCGTCGCCACCACCGTCTGGCCCGAGCTGACCACCATCCACCAGCCCATCGCCGACATGGCGCGCGCCGCCGTCAATCTCGTCATCGACGAAATCCGCCAGCGCCGCGCGGGGGAACCGGCCACCGCCACGCATCATTTGATGGCGTTTACCTTGATGGAGCGGGCGTCGACGGGACCCGTTACGTGGAGTCAGACCCGCCGGGTCTGA
- a CDS encoding glucokinase codes for MKIDEKMEVAGSDPAERFSEGPRLLADIGGTNARFVLETRQGHLEAVAVLPCDDYASLLDAITAYMDSSEARAAGSARVRHAAIAIANPIDDDTIRMMNHHWFFSIEAMRATLGLDTLLVVNDFTALAMALPYLRPDQRLQIGGGMARADSVIGLLGSGTGLGVSGMIPAEDRWIALGSEGGHVSFAPCDQREMDVLSFAWRELSHVSAERLASGRGLELIYRALSERAGKPDALPLLAAEITSRALNNECEVCLEAVDCFCAILGSIAGNVAMTLGALGGIYIGGGIVPRLGPLFEQSQFRARFEQKGRLNDYLAQIPTFLITAELPTFLGIAAILAQKLKRAHSGAPVLESVRQARGRMSPSECKVADWVLKEPNAMLTLPIAEIAQRVGVSQPTVMRFCRSIGVQGLADFKLKLASGLTGGAITVAHCHVEISDSDAELARKVLGNNASAALAMRDMLDVKALTAAIELLRGAQRVELLAVGSARVVADDMQHKLLNLGIVSSFFADPQAQEMSAAMLKPGDVALVISRSGALPDLLRTVKVAQGCGARVLAITASGSPLAKLADVLLTLNHPEGNLNFVPMIVRLLQLMMLDILSVGLARRDTAQRTSAAELEEGQLHGMRISGKLKFGGHLE; via the coding sequence GCGGCACCAATGCCCGTTTCGTGCTTGAGACGCGCCAGGGCCACCTGGAAGCGGTGGCCGTGCTGCCCTGCGACGACTACGCTTCGCTGCTCGACGCCATCACCGCGTATATGGATAGCAGCGAGGCGCGCGCCGCCGGTTCGGCCCGCGTGCGCCATGCGGCCATCGCCATCGCCAATCCCATCGACGACGACACTATCCGCATGATGAACCATCACTGGTTCTTCTCGATCGAGGCCATGCGCGCCACGCTGGGCCTCGACACCCTGCTGGTGGTGAATGACTTCACGGCGCTGGCCATGGCCCTGCCCTATCTGCGGCCCGACCAGCGCCTGCAGATCGGCGGCGGCATGGCGCGCGCCGACAGCGTCATCGGCCTGCTCGGTTCGGGTACGGGCCTGGGCGTGTCGGGCATGATCCCCGCGGAAGACCGCTGGATCGCGCTGGGCAGCGAAGGGGGCCACGTCAGCTTCGCGCCCTGCGACCAGCGCGAGATGGACGTGCTGTCCTTCGCCTGGCGCGAACTGTCGCACGTCTCGGCCGAACGCCTCGCCTCCGGGCGCGGGCTGGAACTGATCTACCGCGCCCTGTCCGAACGCGCCGGCAAGCCCGACGCGCTGCCGCTGCTGGCAGCCGAAATCACCAGCCGCGCCCTGAACAATGAATGCGAAGTGTGCCTTGAAGCGGTGGACTGTTTCTGCGCCATCCTCGGCTCCATCGCCGGCAACGTGGCCATGACCCTGGGCGCGCTGGGCGGCATCTATATAGGCGGGGGCATCGTGCCGCGCCTGGGCCCCCTGTTCGAGCAGTCGCAGTTCCGCGCCCGCTTCGAGCAAAAGGGCCGCCTGAACGACTACCTGGCGCAGATCCCCACCTTTCTGATCACGGCCGAACTGCCGACGTTCCTCGGTATCGCCGCCATCCTGGCGCAAAAGCTCAAGCGCGCCCATTCCGGCGCGCCCGTGCTCGAATCCGTGCGCCAGGCGCGCGGGCGCATGAGCCCCTCGGAATGCAAGGTGGCCGACTGGGTGCTGAAGGAGCCGAACGCCATGCTGACCCTGCCGATCGCGGAAATCGCCCAGAGGGTCGGCGTGAGCCAGCCGACCGTGATGCGCTTTTGCCGCTCGATCGGCGTGCAGGGCCTGGCCGACTTCAAATTGAAGCTGGCGTCCGGCCTGACGGGCGGCGCCATTACGGTAGCCCACTGCCACGTGGAGATCTCGGACTCCGACGCCGAACTGGCGCGCAAGGTGTTGGGCAATAACGCCTCGGCCGCGCTGGCCATGCGCGACATGCTCGACGTGAAGGCGCTGACGGCCGCCATCGAGCTGCTGCGCGGCGCACAGCGCGTGGAATTGCTGGCAGTGGGCAGCGCCCGCGTGGTGGCCGACGACATGCAGCACAAGCTGCTCAACCTGGGCATCGTCAGCAGCTTCTTTGCCGATCCGCAGGCGCAGGAAATGAGCGCCGCCATGCTGAAACCGGGCGACGTGGCGCTGGTCATTTCCCGCTCGGGCGCCCTGCCCGACCTGCTGCGCACCGTCAAGGTGGCGCAGGGCTGCGGCGCGCGCGTGCTGGCGATCACGGCCAGCGGTTCGCCGCTGGCCAAGCTGGCCGACGTGCTGCTGACCTTGAACCACCCTGAAGGCAATCTCAATTTCGTGCCCATGATCGTGCGCCTGCTGCAGCTGATGATGCTCGATATCCTGTCCGTGGGACTGGCGCGGCGCGACACGGCGCAGCGCACCAGCGCCGCCGAACTGGAAGAAGGCCAATTGCACGGCATGCGCATCAGCGGCAAGCTGAAATTCGGTGGCCACCTCGAATAA